One genomic region from Prunus persica cultivar Lovell chromosome G3, Prunus_persica_NCBIv2, whole genome shotgun sequence encodes:
- the LOC18781764 gene encoding uncharacterized protein LOC18781764 isoform X1 encodes MAEEGDAFYVVRKGDIIGVYKNLRDCQNQAGSSVCNPSISVFKGHGLPREAEEYLVSHGLKNASYTICANDVKDDLFGIIAACPYQQPDSSIVESAVNDSAPNRFREMAGSTSFPTSLTQRRHFKSDDHIETLSVSYSGPDSSTVESAVKDYSPPKRLQDMVGTTSFPTSQRKHFKYDNPMETQAVPSSGHSCILEFDGASKGNPGQSGAGAVLRAEDGSAVYRLREGVGIATNNVAEYRAVILGLKYALEKGYKHIRVKGDSKLVCMQIQGLWATKNENMAVLCQVARELKEKFMSFDINHVLRDYNSDADVQANRAINLQDGQVEVDWNGK; translated from the exons ATGGCGGAAGAGGGTGATGCTTTTTATGTGGTTCGGAAGGGGGATATCATTGGCGTATATAAAAACTTAAGGGATTGTCAAAACCAAGCCGGTTCTTCG gTATGCAATCCTTCTATAAGTGTGTTCAAAGGCCACGGTTTGCCTAGAGAGGCTGAGGAGTACCTTGTCTCCCATGGGCTTAAGAATGCTTCTTATACTATCTGTGCCAATGATGTGAAAGATGATCTTTTTGGAATAATTGCTGCTTGTCCTTACCAG CAGCCCGATTCTTCTATAGTAGAATCAGCTGTCAATGACTCAGCACCAAATAGATTTCGGGAGATGGCCGGGTCTACTTCATTCCCAACCTCTCTGACTCAGAGAAGGCATTTCAAATCTGATGATCATATTGAAACTCTATCTGTTTCTTATAGTGGT CCAGATTCTTCTACAGTAGAATCAGCTGTCAAGGACTACTCGCCACCAAAGAGATTGCAGGATATGGTTGGGACTACTTCATTCCCAACCTCTCAGAGAAAGCATTTCAAATATGATAATCCTATGGAAACTCAAGCAGTTCCTTCTAGTGGT CATTCCTGTATACTTGAGTTCGATGGTGCTTCAAAAGGAAATCCTGGACAATCTGGTGCAGGAGCTGTGCTACGAGCTGAAGATGGAAGCGCT GTCTACCGGTTACGTGAAGGGGTGGGCATTGCAACAAATAATGTTGCTGAATATCGAGCTGTAATTTTGGGATTGAAATATGCTCTTGAAAAAGGATATAAACACATTCGTGTTAAAGGAGACTCTAAACTTGTCTGCATGCAG ATTCAGGGTCTCTGGGCAACCAAAAATGAGAATATGGCTGTGCTGTGCCAAGTGGCCAGGGAGCTCAAGGAAAAGTTTATGTCATTTGATATCAATCATGTTCTTAGG GATTACAATTCTGACGCTGATGTTCAAGCAAACCGAGCAATAAATCTTCAAG ATGGACAAGTTGAAGTGGATTGGAACGGGAAGTAA
- the LOC18781764 gene encoding uncharacterized protein LOC18781764 isoform X2 codes for MAEEGDAFYVVRKGDIIGVYKNLRDCQNQAGSSVCNPSISVFKGHGLPREAEEYLVSHGLKNASYTICANDVKDDLFGIIAACPYQPDSSIVESAVNDSAPNRFREMAGSTSFPTSLTQRRHFKSDDHIETLSVSYSGPDSSTVESAVKDYSPPKRLQDMVGTTSFPTSQRKHFKYDNPMETQAVPSSGHSCILEFDGASKGNPGQSGAGAVLRAEDGSAVYRLREGVGIATNNVAEYRAVILGLKYALEKGYKHIRVKGDSKLVCMQIQGLWATKNENMAVLCQVARELKEKFMSFDINHVLRDYNSDADVQANRAINLQDGQVEVDWNGK; via the exons ATGGCGGAAGAGGGTGATGCTTTTTATGTGGTTCGGAAGGGGGATATCATTGGCGTATATAAAAACTTAAGGGATTGTCAAAACCAAGCCGGTTCTTCG gTATGCAATCCTTCTATAAGTGTGTTCAAAGGCCACGGTTTGCCTAGAGAGGCTGAGGAGTACCTTGTCTCCCATGGGCTTAAGAATGCTTCTTATACTATCTGTGCCAATGATGTGAAAGATGATCTTTTTGGAATAATTGCTGCTTGTCCTTACCAG CCCGATTCTTCTATAGTAGAATCAGCTGTCAATGACTCAGCACCAAATAGATTTCGGGAGATGGCCGGGTCTACTTCATTCCCAACCTCTCTGACTCAGAGAAGGCATTTCAAATCTGATGATCATATTGAAACTCTATCTGTTTCTTATAGTGGT CCAGATTCTTCTACAGTAGAATCAGCTGTCAAGGACTACTCGCCACCAAAGAGATTGCAGGATATGGTTGGGACTACTTCATTCCCAACCTCTCAGAGAAAGCATTTCAAATATGATAATCCTATGGAAACTCAAGCAGTTCCTTCTAGTGGT CATTCCTGTATACTTGAGTTCGATGGTGCTTCAAAAGGAAATCCTGGACAATCTGGTGCAGGAGCTGTGCTACGAGCTGAAGATGGAAGCGCT GTCTACCGGTTACGTGAAGGGGTGGGCATTGCAACAAATAATGTTGCTGAATATCGAGCTGTAATTTTGGGATTGAAATATGCTCTTGAAAAAGGATATAAACACATTCGTGTTAAAGGAGACTCTAAACTTGTCTGCATGCAG ATTCAGGGTCTCTGGGCAACCAAAAATGAGAATATGGCTGTGCTGTGCCAAGTGGCCAGGGAGCTCAAGGAAAAGTTTATGTCATTTGATATCAATCATGTTCTTAGG GATTACAATTCTGACGCTGATGTTCAAGCAAACCGAGCAATAAATCTTCAAG ATGGACAAGTTGAAGTGGATTGGAACGGGAAGTAA
- the LOC18781788 gene encoding xyloglucan glycosyltransferase 4, with translation MAPNSVVVTIEKPDSSALKVNGLDSSVFLEKQKAVSTKQFTWVLLLKVNRIFACLSWLPMAFRAMFVSLKKRIALSDKSDEEPKSRGRLYRFIKAFLGLSIVALVIEVIAHFKNWNLNLIQPWEVQGLLQWSYMTWSAFRVDYIAPVAIILSKFCIVLFLIQSLDRLVLCIGCFWIKYKKIKPTVAADAYDIEDSSTFPMVLLQIPMCNEREVYEQAIESACQMDWPRDRLLIQVLDDSDDRNLQLLIKDEVSTWNQKGVNIIYRHRLIRTGYKAGNLKSAMGCEYVKDYEFVAIFDADFQPNPDFLKLTIPHFKGNPELGLVQARWSFVNKDENLLTRLQNINLCFHFEVEQQVNGVFLNFFGFNGTAGVWRIKALEESGGWLERTTVEDMDIAVRAHLNGWKFIFLNDVRVLCELPESYETYKKQQHRWHSGPMQLFRLCLPAILTSKISMWKKSNLIFLFFLLRKLILPFYSFTLFCIILPLTMFLPEAELPLWVICYIPIFMSFLNILPSPKSFPFLVPYLLFENTMSVTKFNAMVSGLFQLGSSYEWVVTKKTGRSSESDLLALAERESLSSNEEKILRRNSESGLELLSKLKEQEVAPIPKKKKKNGIYRKELALAFLLLTASARSFLSAHGVHFYFLLFQGLSFLAVGLDLIGEQMG, from the exons ATGGCTCCAAACTCAGTCGTAGTTACAATCGAGAAGCCTGACAGCTCTGCACTAAAGGTTAATGGCTTGGATTCATCTGTGTTTCTTGAGAAACAAAAGGCAGTGAGCACCAAGCAATTCACATGGGTTCTTCTTCTCAAAGTTAATAGAATATTTGCTTGCCTTTCATGGCTGCCAATGGCATTCAGGGCCATGTTTGTTTCACTTAAAAAACGCATTGCCTTATCTGACAAGAGTGATGAAGAGCCCAAAAGCAGAGGAAGGTTGTATAGATTCATCAAAGCTTTTCTTGGTTTGTCAATTGTAGCTCTGGTCATTGAAGTCATTGCCCATTTCAAAAATTGGAATTTGAATCTGATTCAGCCTTGGGAGGTTCAGGGTTTGTTGCAGTGGTCCTATATGACCTGGTCGGCGTTCAGGGTTGACTATATTGCTCCTGTGGCTATAATTCTCTCTAAATTCTGCATTGTACTTTTTCTGATTCAATCTCTTGATCGACTGGTTCTGTGTATTGGATGTTTCTGGATCAAATACAAGAAGATAAAGCCCACAGTAGCAGCAGATGCATATGACATTGAAGATTCTTCTACTTTCCCAATGGTCCTTCTACAGATCCCCATGTGCAATGAGAGAGAG GTGTACGAGCAAGCAATTGAATCTGCTTGTCAGATGGATTGGCCAAGAGACAGACTTTTAATTCAAGTTTTAGATGACTCGGATGATAGGAATTTGCAGCTTTTAATCAAAGACGAAGTCTCAACATGGAACCAGAAAGGTGTCAACATAATCTACAGACATCGGTTGATCAGAACTGGTTACAAAGCAGGCAACCTTAAATCAGCCATGGGTTGTGAGTATGTCAAAGACTATGAGTTTGTGGCAATATTTGATGCTGATTTCCAGCCCAACCCTGATTTCCTTAAGCTGACCATTCCTCATTTCAAG GGAAATCCTGAATTGGGACTTGTCCAGGCTCGCTGGTCCTTTGTGAACAAGGATGAGAACTTACTTACAAGGCTCCAAAACATCAACTTGTGCTTCCATTTTGAAGTGGAACAGCAAGTCAATGGTGTCTTCCTCAATTTCTTCGGATTTAATGGAACTGCAGGAGTTTGGAGAATTAAGGCTTTGGAAGAATCAGGAGGCTGGCTAGAGAGAACAACAGTTGAGGATATGGACATTGCCGTTCGAGCACACTTAAATGGATGGAAATTTATCTTCCTTAATGATGTCAGAGTCCTTTGTGAATTACCAGAGTCTTATGAAACTTACAAGAAGCAACAGCACCGCTGGCATTCGGGTCCTATGCAGCTCTTCAGATTGTGTCTTCCTGCTATCTTAACTTCCAAG ATATCAATGTGGAAGAAGAGCAACttgatatttcttttctttcttttgaggAAGCTGATTCTTCCCTTTTACTCATTCACATTGTTCTGTATCATACTTCCATTGACCATGTTCTTGCCTGAGGCTGAACTGCCTCTTTGGGTAATTTGTTATATCCCCATTTTCATGTCCTTTCTAAACATTCTTCCATCCCCAAAATCTTTCCCTTTCTTGGTTCCATACCTACTGTTCGAGAACACAATGTCTGTCACAAAGTTCAATGCCATGGTTTCTGGGCTATTTCAGCTGGGAAGTTCTTATGAGTGGGTGGTGACAAAGAAGACTGGAAGATCATCTGAATCAGATTTGTTAGCCCTTGCTGAGAGGGAATCACTGTCTTCAAATGAAGAGAAGATCCTAAGGAGGAACTCTGAGTCTGGTTTGGAATTGTTAAGTAAACTCAAGGAACAAGAAGTAGCCCCCATccccaagaagaagaagaaaaatgggaTCTACAGGAAAGAGCTTGCGCTTGCTTTTCTGCTACTCACTGCATCGGCCAGAAGCTTCTTATCAGCACACGGAGTTCACTTCTATTTCTTGCTTTTCCAAGGGCTGTCATTTCTTGCTGTAGGGTTGGACTTAATAGGTGAGCAGATGggctaa
- the LOC18783197 gene encoding gibberellin-regulated protein 14 yields the protein MAAYKAILLLLAALLFVTTRASSSSVEHHEEEELKLKAAYSKVLVPAPAPPKLPIVKAPAPPPLVKAPAPPVPVIKPPSPPPLPVIKPPSPPPVPVIKPPSPSPVPVIKPPTPPPAPVVKPPTPPTPVSPLPPVKPPTYPPLPPVKSKEDCIPLCDKRCQLHSRKRVCMRACMTCCDRCRCVPPGTFGNRERCGKCYTDMVTHGNRSKCP from the exons ATGGCTGCTTACAAAGCCATTCTCCTTCTACTTGCTGCTCTTCTCTTTGTTACTACAAGG gcttcttcttcatcagttGAGCatcatgaagaagaagaactgAAGTTAAAG gCTGCTTATTCCAAAGTCCTAGTACCTGCACCAGCTCCTCCTAAGCTTCCAATAGTCAAGGCACCGGCTCCACCACCCCTGGTCAAGGCTCCAGCTCCACCTGTTCCAGTGATCAAGCCACCCAGTCCACCACCTCTTCCAGTGATTAAGCCACCCAGTCCACCACCTGTTCCAGTAATCAAGCCACCCAGTCCATCACCAGTTCCAGTGATCAAGCCGCCCACTCCACCACCAGCTCCAGTTGTCAAGCCACCCACTCCACCAACTCCTGTCAGTCCTCTGCCCCCAGTGAAGCCACCCACTTACCCACCACTGCCCCCAGTTAAATCCAAAGAGG ATTGCATCCCTTTGTGTGACAAGAGGTGCCAATTACACTCAAGGAAGAGAGTCTGCATGAGAGCTTGCATGACATGCTGTGACCGCTGCAGATGTGTTCctcccggaacttttggcaaCCGGGAAAGATGTGGCAAGTGCTACACTGATATGGTCACCCATGGAAACAGAAGCAAGTGCCCTTGA
- the LOC18783600 gene encoding uncharacterized protein LOC18783600, with translation MATVTVSAFSPLASLRTRNHSHSLAIPIPSPNLSFRNVSTSFQRLTHKDQRSRIPTIIRAVEEETLIPVEEEEQKQEEPASSEQQEQPVSVPVSPSDTLTMLFQADGTMSDAAIPSVTNALEETQGITNLKVEVVEGIATVELTKQTTVQATGVASSLVETIQSSGFKLQTLNLSFDEEEEIAV, from the exons ATGGCTACGGTTACAGTCTCAGCATTCTCACCTCTGGCCTCGCTCCGTACACGCAATCATTCCCATTCCCTTGCAATTCCCATTCCTTCTCCAAACCTTTCGTTCCGAAACGTTTCCACCTCTTTCCAGCGTTTAACGCACAAGGACCAGAGGTCCCGTATACCCACAATTATAAGGGCAGTCGAAGAGGAAACCCTAATTccagttgaagaagaagagcaaaaacaagaagaacccGCCAGCAGCGAGCAACAGGAACAGCCCGTTTCGGTCCCCGTTTCGCCCTCCGACACTCTAACCATGCTCTTTCAG GCAGATGGAACAATGAGTGACGCCGCTATCCCTTCAGTAACCAACGCCTTAGAG GAAACTCAAGGTATTACCAACTTaaaagttgaagttgttgaggGTATTGCAACTGTTGAG ttgacaaaacaaacaacagtACAAGCTACTGGGGTGGCTTCCAGTTTGGTTGAGACCATACAGAGTTCAGGATTTAAGCTACAAACATTGAATTTGAGCTTTGAcgaagaagaggaaattgcTGTATAG
- the LOC109948152 gene encoding vegetative cell wall protein gp1-like: MAFKATLLLATVLLVTARLFPWEDWDEPPFNIPIPIPTQSPPPPRSPPPPAKAPAPVPPPAKAPAPAPVYPPPSAPTRKKDGKKDSDESFFPGGGVIPPFVPVPPVFPIVPPVPISGGGTRSPSTTGPPPSTKPSPSPDTKTPNNPRQCTCAPPVPVVKNPNPNPQIKAPPAPPSPIKSPSTPPSPLPKRATAPPLPPKNKEPPPPKKKAPPPPPPSDEEEGAPEEAPAPSPKPLGKAPPPIPLAKAPLPPPPPKIKAVPAPSSKPCPKAPPPKPLVDAPAPKPNRVPKAPAPRPNRVPKVPAAQPPQKGPRRPNGGRRAPAPKMDRLRKAPAPEPLVDEPAPILLR; this comes from the exons ATGGCTTTCAAAGCTACGCTTCTGCTTGCTACTGTTCTCTTAGTTACTGCAAGG CTATTTCCTTGGGAGGATTGGGATGAACCACCATTTAATATCCCAATCCCAATACCGACACAATCTCCACCACCGCCACGATCTCCACCACCTCCAGCCAAAGCACCGGCTCCAGTTCCACCTCCAGCGAAAGCACCTGCACCAGCTCCTGTGTACCCA CCCCCTTCGGCTCCGACTCGGAAAAAGGACGGAAAAAAGGACAGCGATGAGTCCTTTTTCCCAGGAGGAGGCGTTATCCCACCGTTCGTTCCCGTTCCGCCTGTCTTCCCAATTGTACCGCCTGTTCCAATATCGGGCGGCGGAACCCGGAGCCCGAGCACAACTGGTCCCCCTCCCAGCACCAAACCGTCACCCTCACCCGACACCAAAACTCCAAACAACCCCCGTCAATGCACATGCGCTCCTCCAGTTCCAGTAGTGAagaaccctaaccctaatccTCAGATCAAGGCCCCGCCTGCTCCACCCTCTCCCATCAAGTCCCCATCCACTCCACCATCACCACTTCCCAAAAGGGCAACGGCGCCGCCTTTACCTCCGAAGAATAAGGAGCCACCACCTCCAAAGAAGAAGGCACCgcctccaccaccaccgtcGGACGAGGAGGAGGGAGCACCGGAGGAGGCACCAGCTCCCTCGCCAAAACCTCTGGGGAAAGCACCACCTCCAATACCTCTAGCGAAAGCACCGCTGCCGCCTCCACCTCCGAAGATTAAGGCGGTACCAGCTCCCTCCTCAAAACCTTGTCCGAAAGCACCTCCTCCGAAACCTCTGGTGGACGCACCTGCTCCGAAACCTAATCGGGTGCCCAAAGCACCCGCTCCGAGGCCTAATCGGGTGCCCAAAGTACCAGCTGCACAACCTCCACAAAAAGGACCTAGGAGACCTAATGGGGGACGGAGAGCACCTGCTCCAAAAATGGATCGGTTGCGAAAAGCACCCGCCCCAGAACCGCTCGTGGATGAACCGGCTCCGATATTGTTACGCTGA
- the LOC109948153 gene encoding uncharacterized protein LOC109948153 → MALKAFLLLFVTILLVTTMVSSQDDPEEELKAKSKPTTPKAKTPPKGRSPPAPKGGKGGKTKPFPKSSPSPALDEPYPPFDEHNDDELTPPLPVANKVDGMVNPLNKSVSSIGN, encoded by the exons ATGGCTCTCAAGGcgttcctcctcctcttcgtCACCATTCTCCTAGTTACTACAATG gTTTCATCTCAAGACGATCCTGAAGAAGAACTTAAGGCAAAGAGTAAA CCAACGACGCCAAAAGCAAAGACACCACCCAAAGGCAGGTCACCACCAGCACCAAAAGGTGGCAAGGGAGGCAAGACCAAGCCATTCCCCAAGTCGTCGCCTTCACCGGCACTGGACGAGCCTTATCCTCCATTTGACGAGCATAACGACGATGAGCTAACTCCACCACTTCCAGTAGCTAATAAG GTGGACGGTATGGTGAACCCGTTAAACAAATCAGTCTCGTCAATTGGGAATTGA